From a region of the Impatiens glandulifera chromosome 4, dImpGla2.1, whole genome shotgun sequence genome:
- the LOC124934433 gene encoding probable methyltransferase PMT19, whose product MVTPPAPAPTLSGGRNPLMRPFIEIILLSILCFLSYIFGSQNLSSSSFIQDPSSCFHIKNLTNLQIPTLEFEPHHFLPLPEDQSPEQTQFFPFCPDNFTDYCPCQDPYRANQFIYSAKYFFHRERHCPDKSETLRCLIPSPKGYRKPFPWPKSRDYAWFNNVPFPSLTELKKQQNWVQLKGDRLLFPGGGTSFVEGVKGYVDDINRIVPLKNGLIRTVLDIGCGVASFGAHLMDYNILTMSVAPRDIHEAQVQFALERGVPAILGILGVHRLPFPSRSFDMSHCSRCLVPWTDRDGLYLLEIDRVLRPGGYWVLSGPPINWRVSYKGWNRTREDLENEQNRLEDIARRLCWRKVKETGTIAVWQKPKNHIHCSKKLKTWKSLDFCSQSDPDSAWYRKMEPCITPLQQVTGIKDTSGGVLEKWPKRSNVFPHRAVETGMTKEAFYEYNREWRNRVSYYGIVIQSLFTGKYRNIMDMNAGMGGFAAALSKYPVWVMNVVPHDTGNNTLGAIYERGFIGTYMNWCEPFSTYPRTYDLIHADNIFSMYLNKCDISDILFEMYRMLRPEGAIVIRDHVDMIVKIRRITERMRWESKLSHSQRGPLHSEKILFVGNSL is encoded by the exons ATGGTAACACCACCGGCGCCGGCACCGACACTTTCAGGTGGTCGGAATCCTCTCATGAGACCATTCATTGAGATCATACTCCTATCTATCCTCTGCTTTCTTTCTTACATTTTCGGTTCACAAAatctctcttcttcctctttcaTTCAAGACCCATCATCTTGTTTCCACATCAAAAACCTCACAAACCTCCAAATCCCAACCCTCGAATTCGAACCTCATCACTTCTTACCTTTACCAGAAGATCAATCCCCAGAACAAACCCAGTTTTTCCCTTTCTGCCCTGATAACTTCACAGATTACTGCCCTTGTCAAGACCCATATAGAGCAAACCAATTTATCTACAGTGCAAAGTATTTCTTCCATAGGGAAAGACACTGCCCAGATAAATCCGAGACCTTAAGATGTTTAATTCCATCTCCAAAGGGCTATAGAAAGCCTTTTCCATGGCCTAAGAGCAGAGACTATGCTTGGTTTAACAATGTCCCTTTTCCAAGCTTAACTGAGTTAAAGAAGCAGCAAAATTGGGTTCAATTGAAAGGAGACCGTCTTCTTTTCCCCGGTGGAGGAACATCTTTTGTCGAAGGAGTTAAAGGATACGTCGATGATATCAATCGTATTGTGCCATTGAAGAATGGCCTCATAAGGACTGTTCTTGACATTGGGTGTGgg GTTGCAAGCTTTGGAGCCCATCTAATGGATTACAACATTCTAACAATGTCTGTCGCGCCAAGAGACATACACGAAGCTCAAGTACAGTTTGCGCTTGAACGAGGAGTTCCAGCCATACTCGGGATTCTCGGTGTTCATAGGCTGCCATTTCCTTCGAGATCATTCGACATGTCTCATTGTTCAAGATGTCTTGTTCCATGGACAGACCGTG ATGGACTATATTTGCTGGAAATTGACAGAGTCCTAAGGCCAGGGGGATATTGGGTATTATCAGGTCCACCTATAAATTGGAGGGTTTCTTATAAAGGATGGAATAGAACTAGAGAGGATCTTGAGAATGAACAGAATAGATTGGAAGATATAGCTAGAAGATTGTGTTGGAGAAAGGTAAAAGAGACAGGAACTATTGCAGTATGGCAGAAACCTAAAAATCATATCCATTGTTCTAAAAAATTGAAGACATGGAAATCTCTCGACTTCTGTTCTCAATCTGATCCTGATTCCGCTTG GTACAGGAAGATGGAACCATGCATAACTCCTCTCCAGCAAGTGACAGGCATAAAAGACACATCTGGAGGTGTGCTCGAGAAATGGCCTAAAAGATCAAACGTGTTTCCTCACAGAGCTGTGGAAACCGGAATGACCAAAGAAGCTTTCTACGAGTACAATCGAGAATGGAGAAACAGAGTTTCTTATTATGGTATTGTCATCCAGTCTCTATTTACAGGCAAATATAGAAATATCATGGACATGAACGCTGGCATGGGTGGTTTCGCTGCTGCTCTATCGAAATACCCAGTTTGGGTTATGAATGTGGTTCCTCACGATACAGGAAACAACACGCTTGGTGCTATTTATGAACGTGGTTTTATCGGAACCTATATGAACTG GTGTGAGCCTTTCTCGACTTACCCAAGAACGTATGATTTGATACATGCGGACAATATATTCTCCATGTACTTGAATAA GTGTGACATTAGTGACATCCTTTTTGAGATGTATAGGATGCTTCGACCTGAAGGAGCCATTGTAATAAGAGATCACGTCGATATGATTGTAAAGATACGAAGAATAACGGAGAGGATGCGATGGGAAAGCAAGCTTTCGCATAGCCAGCGCGGCCCGTTGCACTCGGAGAAGATACTATTTGTAGGAAACTCTTTATAG
- the LOC124936907 gene encoding uncharacterized protein At3g49140-like isoform X2, with translation MAISTGIHHIEGIGCYTPYGVTSSWLKSPHLEFQSLVDCSGIRSFSSNSNSRTRKLFSGTTPSNWLPVGREICSSKVLVAADSSDSVPSSSSYINNHGYHPHEEIKACKRLRKSKLTLAESAKTAVEANNSAVLIFPSSVHCEPFEGPSWVESEYFTNDFGDIFFEIFDDQNILEDVGACNPVNVLIGMDMSMYKNKRLSGLEDIPLEDAPLIEEYYLESEEDDDSETEISSEWGMPMNIRSEIHPIYFSKCLVKSIEANYAKEMESPSNGISIKGRLMPIIEEELYLRRIVNDLGESCLDLRDNESSKLFEAVQRRLSIFYRLEITEIQLFSVYGVQSRVDLLEFYEAKTDPLVYSMLDIIEPFNERGNECNSALKSLCKKKGLIAENASLIGVDSLGMDVRILSGTEVQTHRFPFKAKVRSEAAAEKQIRHLLFPPARRKRLQNSNPVENKTT, from the exons ATGGCGATTTCCACAG GTATTCATCACATAGAAGGCATTGGTTGCTATACACCATATGGAGTCACTAGTAGCTGGTTAAAATCGCCTCATCTCGAGTTTCAAAGTCTTGTTGATTGTTCTGGCATAAGAAG CTTCAgctccaactccaactccagAACTAGAAAATTATTTTCTGGAACGACTCCATCGAATTGGCTGCCTGTGGGGCGTGAAATATGTTCTTCAAAAGTTTTAGTCGCGGCAGACTCTTCAGATTCAGTTCCCAGTTCGTCTAGTTACATTAATAATCATGGCTATCACCCTCATGAAGAAATCAAAGCCTGCAAGAGATTACGTAAAAGCAAATTAACGTTGGCAGAATCAGCAAAGACTGCAGTGGAG GCTAATAACAGTGCTGTGTTGATATTCCCTTCATCTGTTCATTGTGAACCATTTGAAGGCCCTTCATGGGTTGAATCAGAATACTTCACCAATGACTTTGGAG AtatattttttgagatttttgatGATCAAAATATCTTGGAGGATGTCGGAGCATGTAACCCTGTG AATGTTTTGATCGGGATGGATATGTCGATGTATAAGAACAAAAGATTGAGTGGATTAGAAGATATCCCATTGGAGGATGCTCCTTTAATAGAGGAATATTATCTAGAGTCGGAGGAG GATGACGATTCTGAAACTGAAATTTCTAGTGAATGGGGAATGCCTATGAACATAAGAAGTGAGATCCATccaatttatttttccaaatgcTTGGTGAAG TCTATTGAAGCGAATTACGCTAAAGAGATGGAGAGCCCATCGAATGGTATTTCCATTAAAGGACGGCTCATGCCTATAATTGAAGAAGAGCTATATCTGAGAAGAATTGTGAATGATCTTGGGGAAAGCTGCTTGGACTTGAGAG ACAATGAGTCCTCCAAGCTTTTCGAGGCAGTTCAGAGACGTCTCTCAATTTTCTACAGACTGGAGATTACGGAAATACAACTGTTCTCTGTATATGGTGTTCAG TCAAGGGTAGATTTGCTAGAATTTTACGAGGCTAAGACTGATCCTCTTGTGTACTCGATGTTGGATATAATAGAGCCTTTCAACGAAAGAGGGAACGAGTGCAATTCTGCTCTTAAATCCCTATGCAAAAAGAAGGGCTTAATTGCGGAG AATGCGAGTCTGATTGGTGTTGACAGTCTCGGGATGGATGTTAGGATTCTCTCTGGCACAGAAGTGCAAACTCATCGCTTTCCATTCAAAGCCAAG GTTAGGAGCGAAGCTGCTGCTGAGAAACAAATCCGACATTTACTATTTCCCCCTGCTCGTCGAAAAAGATTGCAAAATTCGAATCCGGTTGAGAATAAGACCACCTAG
- the LOC124936907 gene encoding uncharacterized protein At3g49140-like isoform X1, whose translation MKNHSTCMICIDLFISGIHHIEGIGCYTPYGVTSSWLKSPHLEFQSLVDCSGIRSFSSNSNSRTRKLFSGTTPSNWLPVGREICSSKVLVAADSSDSVPSSSSYINNHGYHPHEEIKACKRLRKSKLTLAESAKTAVEANNSAVLIFPSSVHCEPFEGPSWVESEYFTNDFGDIFFEIFDDQNILEDVGACNPVNVLIGMDMSMYKNKRLSGLEDIPLEDAPLIEEYYLESEEDDDSETEISSEWGMPMNIRSEIHPIYFSKCLVKSIEANYAKEMESPSNGISIKGRLMPIIEEELYLRRIVNDLGESCLDLRDNESSKLFEAVQRRLSIFYRLEITEIQLFSVYGVQSRVDLLEFYEAKTDPLVYSMLDIIEPFNERGNECNSALKSLCKKKGLIAENASLIGVDSLGMDVRILSGTEVQTHRFPFKAKVRSEAAAEKQIRHLLFPPARRKRLQNSNPVENKTT comes from the exons ATGAAGAATCATTCGACATGCATGATCTGTATTGATTTGTTTATTTCAGGTATTCATCACATAGAAGGCATTGGTTGCTATACACCATATGGAGTCACTAGTAGCTGGTTAAAATCGCCTCATCTCGAGTTTCAAAGTCTTGTTGATTGTTCTGGCATAAGAAG CTTCAgctccaactccaactccagAACTAGAAAATTATTTTCTGGAACGACTCCATCGAATTGGCTGCCTGTGGGGCGTGAAATATGTTCTTCAAAAGTTTTAGTCGCGGCAGACTCTTCAGATTCAGTTCCCAGTTCGTCTAGTTACATTAATAATCATGGCTATCACCCTCATGAAGAAATCAAAGCCTGCAAGAGATTACGTAAAAGCAAATTAACGTTGGCAGAATCAGCAAAGACTGCAGTGGAG GCTAATAACAGTGCTGTGTTGATATTCCCTTCATCTGTTCATTGTGAACCATTTGAAGGCCCTTCATGGGTTGAATCAGAATACTTCACCAATGACTTTGGAG AtatattttttgagatttttgatGATCAAAATATCTTGGAGGATGTCGGAGCATGTAACCCTGTG AATGTTTTGATCGGGATGGATATGTCGATGTATAAGAACAAAAGATTGAGTGGATTAGAAGATATCCCATTGGAGGATGCTCCTTTAATAGAGGAATATTATCTAGAGTCGGAGGAG GATGACGATTCTGAAACTGAAATTTCTAGTGAATGGGGAATGCCTATGAACATAAGAAGTGAGATCCATccaatttatttttccaaatgcTTGGTGAAG TCTATTGAAGCGAATTACGCTAAAGAGATGGAGAGCCCATCGAATGGTATTTCCATTAAAGGACGGCTCATGCCTATAATTGAAGAAGAGCTATATCTGAGAAGAATTGTGAATGATCTTGGGGAAAGCTGCTTGGACTTGAGAG ACAATGAGTCCTCCAAGCTTTTCGAGGCAGTTCAGAGACGTCTCTCAATTTTCTACAGACTGGAGATTACGGAAATACAACTGTTCTCTGTATATGGTGTTCAG TCAAGGGTAGATTTGCTAGAATTTTACGAGGCTAAGACTGATCCTCTTGTGTACTCGATGTTGGATATAATAGAGCCTTTCAACGAAAGAGGGAACGAGTGCAATTCTGCTCTTAAATCCCTATGCAAAAAGAAGGGCTTAATTGCGGAG AATGCGAGTCTGATTGGTGTTGACAGTCTCGGGATGGATGTTAGGATTCTCTCTGGCACAGAAGTGCAAACTCATCGCTTTCCATTCAAAGCCAAG GTTAGGAGCGAAGCTGCTGCTGAGAAACAAATCCGACATTTACTATTTCCCCCTGCTCGTCGAAAAAGATTGCAAAATTCGAATCCGGTTGAGAATAAGACCACCTAG
- the LOC124934521 gene encoding uncharacterized protein LOC124934521, whose translation MGSSQNAQDEIIEHSIDHLLKSLNRRKKWRFFFLDSTHPNQDLDTHYSSWRTHLIKFLDSSLIRLLTIFILLCDIILTVLELSSTLLSCSMGTKVGELEGWYHWASISLLGLLCVRSMGLAVGLGGSFFRRPGYIVDGVVTLVALALEFFFERKGGGLLVTVSLWRVFRIVESAFEISDEAIEAQIGVIMSQFEVLKNENMKLMEGLVDKDKIIQELQEQFGILS comes from the coding sequence ATGGGTTCTTCTCAAAATGCTCAAGATGAGATCATAGAGCACTCCATAGATCATCTCCTAAAGAGTTTGAACCGAAGAAAGAAATGGCGGTTCTTCTTCCTCGACTCAACTCACCCGAATCAGGATCTCGACACTCACTACTCTTCTTGGAGGAcccatttaatcaaatttctcGATTCATCCCTAATTCGTCTACTCACAATATTCATCCTTCTATGTGATATTATCCTAACTGTTCTTGAACTCTCTTCCACCTTATTATCTTGTTCAATGGGAACCAAAGTTGGTGAATTAGAAGGGTGGTACCATTGGGCTAGTATTTCATTATTGGGTCTACTTTGTGTGAGGTCCATGGGACTAGCGGTTGGGCTCGGAGGTTCGTTTTTCAGACGGCCTGGCTATATTGTAGACGGGGTGGTTACTCTGGTTGCTTTGGCgttggaatttttttttgaaaggaaGGGAGGAGGGCTTCTTGTGACGGTTAGCTTGTGGAGGGTGTTTAGGATAGTTGAGAGCGCATTTGAGATTAGCGATGAGGCGATAGAAGCACAGATTGGAGTTATAATGAGCCAATTTGAGGTGCTGAAAAATGAGAATATGAAATTGATGGAGGGTTTGGTTGACAAAGATAAAATCATACAAGAATTACAAGAACAATTTGGGATTTTATCTTGA